A window of Pullulanibacillus sp. KACC 23026 genomic DNA:
TCCAGTCGTGAATCGGCGTACCATCTACCGTATAAGTGCCTGAAGGATAAGTGGCGTTACTGTTCCAAACCCCTTCGTTAACGGCAGCGGATAACGTGAAAATTTTCATAACAGAACCTGGCTCAAAAGGGTCCGAAATCGCATTATTATAGTAGTTTGTAATGTCACGCTGGTTTGGATTAAAAGTTGGACGCGATGACATCCCGAGTATAGCCCCTGTCTTAGGATCCATGACGATCCCTACCATACTTTTGGGGTCATAATCTTTTTGAACCTGGCTCATCGTCTCCTCAAGAACCGATTGGATATTTTTATCAATCGTGAGAGTAACATTGTCCCCGTTTTTCGGCTTTTTAATCTTTTGATTGCCATCCGGCATTAAATTCCCTTGGCTGTCACTATAGAATTTAATGCTTCCGTCCGTTTCACTCAAATAAGAGTTAAGCGATTTTTCAAGTCCATACACCCCTGTCTGTTGATCGTTCTCAGGGTCCTGCGACGTAAATCCAAGTAAATAAGAGGCAAATGAGCCATTTGGATAATCGCGTTTGGAGGACTTGATAAACTCGATTCCGGGCAATTTCAGTTTTTCGATTTGCTGCTCTTGATCATAGCTAATCTTCGTTCCAGCTGACCCAAATTGAACCTGAAACTTATCTTTTTGCATATAATTCAAGAGGGTTGATTCATCGGTATGCAGGATAGGCGCGAGCTCTCGAGCCGTTTTCTCCTTATTCTTCACATGAGAAGGGGCATCCTTCGAAAGAACGGCAACAACTGTATAGGCAGGGACGTCATGAGCTAATACAGCTCCGTCTCTGCCTAAGATTTCGCCCCTTTGAGCATCTATTAATTTGACCGTTGTCCACTGTTTCTTACCTACATCCAAAAGGTCCTTACCGCTGACTGTTTTGGAATGAGCGAGATACACAAAGCGCATCCAAATAGAACCAAAGGCTAGGATAAAGATGAGGGCCAAGAAAGCGGCCCACCGATTTATCGTTTTATTTTTTGTTGGAAACATGTCACCACGCCTTACTTCACGACTTTTACGTTCTTAACATCAAGAGTCATACCAAGCTTGTCCTTTGCATAATTAATAATGCGTTCTGGAGCACTTAATTGAGAGATTTGTGTTCTAAGCCCCGTATTGGTGCTTGAGATCGTCTCAATTTTCGTTTGCAGCTGGCTGACTTGTTTAGTTTCATTATATAAGGCGGTCGCATTTGAAACAATGGTGATACAAAGAATAAAAACGGTAATTACTCCCAATCCCCATAAGACTTTTTCCCCTTTAGTAATTCGTTTCCTTGGGAGAACTTGAGGCTCCATTTGAGGTTCTGTTACTCGGGACCGGCGGACAGTTTCATTTTCTCTTAATCTTTGTGGAGCTAAGCTCATCTTATTTCCCCTCTCTCAGACTTTATCTCGTATTTATTTTTTCGGCAATTCTTAACTTAGCTGAACGAGAACGGCGATTTTCTGTCTGTTCCGTTTCGGTTGCGACAATTGGTTTTCGATTCACAAGCTTGAGAATCGGCTCACCGCCCTCAGGTATAGCTGGCATACCTGGCGGGAGTTCAATTCCCTTGCTGTAATCAGCAAAAATTTGTTTGCATAAACGATCCTCTAATGAATGAAAGGTAATGACTGAAAGGCGTCCGCCTACTTTAACAAGCTCGATGGCTTGCTCAAGCGATTCTTCAAACACCTTCAGTTCATCATTTACAGCGATTCGTAAGGCTTGAAAAACGCGTTTGGCCGGGTGCCCGCCTTTTCTTCGGGCAGCGGCAGGTATGCCTGCCTTAATTAATTCCACTAATTCAGAAGTTGTCTGAATCGGCCTTTGTTCACGTTCCTTTTCAATCATTCGGGCTATGGACTTGGCGAATTTTTCTTCTCCATAACGAAAAAAAATACGAATGAGCTCTTGATAAGACCACTCATTGACGATCTCTTTTGCGGTCAAGGACTGCTCGCGATTCATTCGCATATCGAGAGGGCCATCATGTTGATAACTAAAACCGCGTTCACCAATATCAAACTGAGGTGACGAGACCCCTAGATCATAAAGCACGCCATCCACTTCGTTAACGCCTTGATCATGAAGAGCTTCCTTTATGTACTTGAAATTACGAGGAATAATAGTCCATTGGCTGGAAACTTTTTGTAGACGTTCTCCCCCTGCTTTGACCGCTGTCTCATCTTGATCAAAGGCATAGAGATGTCCTGTCGTCAGCCTGCGAAGAATCGCTTCGCTATGACCGCCGCCGCCCAATGTACAATCCACGTAAATCCCATCTGGTTTAATGTTCAACCCTTCAATAGCTTCGTCTTTTAAAACCGTAATATGTTCAAACATGCTGCTAGTCATCTCCAAGATTTTTTAGACGTTTGGTTGGGTTCCCGCCATGATCCGGGAATAAAAAAAAATTTCTAAAACCACCTAACACGCCACTTGAACGAGTTAGAGATCAAAGTCGAGTAAGCTCTCTGAAATCTGTTCAAAGGAGGCTTCAGACTCTTCATAATAGCCTTCCCAAACCTCTTTGCTCCATATCTCAATCCTGTTGGATACGCCGATTACAACACAGTCTTTTTCTAGTTTGGCATGTTCTCTAAGCGGCTGCGAAAGATTAACCCGGCCTTGCTTGTCCAATTGGCATTCCACAGCACCTGAGAAAAAGAATCGAGTGAAGGCACGTGCATCTTTTTTAGTAAAAGGTAGATTTTTGAGTTTTTGTTCGAGGAGCTTCCATTCTTCCATAGGGTAACCAAATACACATTGATCCAATCCGCGTGTCAAAACAAACGTGCTTCCAAGATCATCACGAAATTTGGCAGGCACAATCATCCGCCCTTTTTCATCAATGGCATGTTGGTATTCACCCATGAACATGGTCTCTTCCTCACTTTCTTCCCTAACTCTACCACAATCCCCCACTTTCCTCCACTATATTTATAAAATTCGTTTTAACCAAAAAAAATCCTGCTAAAATCAGCAGGATTTTCAAAAAAGGTTTCGTTAGATTTCTCGTTAATTCTTTCATTTTCACAAAATAATCTTAGAGAAATACCGCATATTGTCGACCGTTGTATGAATAGCGCTCTTTCATCAGTCGATCGACGAGATCCGGTCCATATTCATTTAGAAAAGCATAAACCGACCAGCTTCTTTCTTGCGGTCCATTGTTTGGAAATAATTGCGCTTCTAAATAATCGAATCGTGATAATTCTGTTTGATGGCGCACGCGGATATAACGTTCCATTTGTTTCTTTAAATAATCCATCTGGTGCTCAATCCGATCCCAGTTTGAACGGCTTAATTCATTCAGTTCTGAATGAATTTGAACGGCCAGTTCCTTATAAGGCTGATAGGCCGTTTTCATTGCCTCGCGAGCCGTTTCAAAATAACGGTCGACTTCCCATTCATGCTGTGCCTTTAACCATTCCTCTTTTTTATCCCGAAGCTTGCCCTTCAGAACATCCTCTACCGTTAAATTCTTTTCCTGAAGCCATTTTTCTGCCTGGCGATTAACCATTACTAAGTGAAAACGCGGGACAACCGGCGGCATTAAAATACCCAAACTATGAAAAGCAGGCTGCAAGGCCGACCAATAAGCAATCTCCCCTGGGCCGGCAACGAAAGCGAGCGTCGGGAGAACCAAATCCTGCATCAAAGGGCGTGTGACCACATTATTGCTCAAAAGATGAGGGGCGCATTCCGTTAAGCCAAGCAGCTCTTCTTTCGTTTTACGAAATCCTTTATCCGTATTCACAAAATCGCCTTGATCACGCGTTAATAGGATCCGTTGCTGTTCATGGGTGACAAAGAGGTTAGCACTTTGATCGGTTTGATCCAATTGAACCGTATAACCCGCCTGCTTCAGTCTTTCAAGCTGGCTCGTCACTCCCGTTGCAATTTTCTCAGATCGATCAATCATCTCAGCGAAATAGGAAGATTCTATCTTTCTCAGATGCGGATCTGCTGAATCCATTAAAACGAGGCCATACTTTCCAAAAAGCTGATGGATTAAGCGGCCAAAAAAGCTCACAAGCGTATCCGCTTCTCTAACCGTTTGCTTAACCTGTTTCAGAAGCTCTTCTGTAAACTCGGTTTCTCCAAAGGCTCTAAAAACCTCTTCGACCCACTTTTCCAATTCATCAGGATTATAGGGAAGATCCGAGACAGCCGACTGTCCGCTTCCTTTTATTTTAAAAGGAAATTTGCGAAGACTGTTTTGCTGATAGAAAAAGACATGGTTCACTTCAGCAAAATCATGATCCTCTCCAGCAATCCAGAACACGGGAACAACGGGAACTTTCAATTGTTCCTCTTTCTCTCTCGCCAGCTGAAGAATCGCCAAACATTTATGTATGGTAAAGATAGGACCCGTTAATAATCCTGCTTGTTGTCCTCCAACTACGACAACAGAATTGGGTTTAGTCAAACGATTAATGTTTTCAAATACTTGAGATGGCGCTGAAAGCCTCTGATTAAATTGAGTTAAAACTTGAACGAGTTCTGCCCGCTTATACGGTCTTGCTGATAACTCTTCCAACCGTTTTTGATAAGATGCCTCGCTGTTATAATCATAATCAAAAAAAGCATGGATAGTTGGTGATGACGCGCTATAGGCTTCCACCAATGGGCTTGGCTTTGGAAGATCAATGAGCTTTACATCCATATGACCTGTTAATCCCCTCTCTAATCTATGTTGCTAAAGACTTTAATGTCTATCGTGACAACTGTTTATTTTAATTTTCCTAAAAATAACCATCATACGCAAAAAAACTTGTCGGAGGTTTGAAAAAACGCTTCGATTTTCTTTTCACACTAGAGTATATCAAAGTTTTGGGCAGACCCCAAAAATGACGCTTACTCTTCCTTAAAATTAGCATTAACAGATCGAACGCCTTCCAAACCTTTGATGGAATGATATAAAAAAGAGGTTAATGGTTTTGGGAGAGAGGGGTGTTGTGTCATCATATAACCTAAAATTGCGTCAATTTCCGTCTTGCGGTTGGCATCCAAATCCTGCAGCATCGAGGAACGATTCTTCGCAGTGGCTTGTCCAACCAGTTCAATATAGTTCCATTTTTCTTTTCGTAGCGAATCAGGAATAGTTAACGCATCCGCCAGTTCTAGAAAAATAGAATGGGCTGCGC
This region includes:
- the ftsL gene encoding cell division protein FtsL, whose product is MSLAPQRLRENETVRRSRVTEPQMEPQVLPRKRITKGEKVLWGLGVITVFILCITIVSNATALYNETKQVSQLQTKIETISSTNTGLRTQISQLSAPERIINYAKDKLGMTLDVKNVKVVK
- the rsmH gene encoding 16S rRNA (cytosine(1402)-N(4))-methyltransferase RsmH, with protein sequence MFEHITVLKDEAIEGLNIKPDGIYVDCTLGGGGHSEAILRRLTTGHLYAFDQDETAVKAGGERLQKVSSQWTIIPRNFKYIKEALHDQGVNEVDGVLYDLGVSSPQFDIGERGFSYQHDGPLDMRMNREQSLTAKEIVNEWSYQELIRIFFRYGEEKFAKSIARMIEKEREQRPIQTTSELVELIKAGIPAAARRKGGHPAKRVFQALRIAVNDELKVFEESLEQAIELVKVGGRLSVITFHSLEDRLCKQIFADYSKGIELPPGMPAIPEGGEPILKLVNRKPIVATETEQTENRRSRSAKLRIAEKINTR
- the mraZ gene encoding division/cell wall cluster transcriptional repressor MraZ, with the translated sequence MFMGEYQHAIDEKGRMIVPAKFRDDLGSTFVLTRGLDQCVFGYPMEEWKLLEQKLKNLPFTKKDARAFTRFFFSGAVECQLDKQGRVNLSQPLREHAKLEKDCVVIGVSNRIEIWSKEVWEGYYEESEASFEQISESLLDFDL
- the bshC gene encoding bacillithiol biosynthesis cysteine-adding enzyme BshC; protein product: MDVKLIDLPKPSPLVEAYSASSPTIHAFFDYDYNSEASYQKRLEELSARPYKRAELVQVLTQFNQRLSAPSQVFENINRLTKPNSVVVVGGQQAGLLTGPIFTIHKCLAILQLAREKEEQLKVPVVPVFWIAGEDHDFAEVNHVFFYQQNSLRKFPFKIKGSGQSAVSDLPYNPDELEKWVEEVFRAFGETEFTEELLKQVKQTVREADTLVSFFGRLIHQLFGKYGLVLMDSADPHLRKIESSYFAEMIDRSEKIATGVTSQLERLKQAGYTVQLDQTDQSANLFVTHEQQRILLTRDQGDFVNTDKGFRKTKEELLGLTECAPHLLSNNVVTRPLMQDLVLPTLAFVAGPGEIAYWSALQPAFHSLGILMPPVVPRFHLVMVNRQAEKWLQEKNLTVEDVLKGKLRDKKEEWLKAQHEWEVDRYFETAREAMKTAYQPYKELAVQIHSELNELSRSNWDRIEHQMDYLKKQMERYIRVRHQTELSRFDYLEAQLFPNNGPQERSWSVYAFLNEYGPDLVDRLMKERYSYNGRQYAVFL